The Deltaproteobacteria bacterium genome has a segment encoding these proteins:
- a CDS encoding DNA photolyase — protein MQSYWPTTICVSDEARDDAMTKRLLSKLPDAKVIDFSERGDPLAASVGRGFVDSKNLLGESSDVFTLGKRTLLLRRYFGEWLEPCPGTKQHVCCNLWTLNPGEGCPLDCTYCFLQSYLRLNPSMKIYTNIGDMLGQVERRVRDFRGRNIRICTGEVMDSLVWDELTDLTLDLVPFFARLPSATLELKTKTASIGNLLKLANEHKGKTIVSWSVNARRITENDEAFTASLGERILAAKKIADAGYKVGFHFDPLIYFEGFKDAYREVISEIFQYIRWQDIAWISIAPLRYKRDMQEIMMRRFPDSKIPFGEQFLASDGKLRYIQPLRFQMLDFVWRELKSINANLPVYMCMESSLAWKKIAGSPPAVKQELKELFSAKSAEELCTLGAVGSK, from the coding sequence ATGCAATCCTATTGGCCCACCACGATTTGTGTCTCCGACGAGGCAAGAGATGATGCCATGACAAAGCGGCTGTTATCTAAATTGCCCGACGCTAAAGTTATTGATTTTAGCGAGCGCGGCGATCCACTAGCTGCAAGCGTGGGTCGTGGTTTTGTCGATTCGAAGAACTTGCTGGGAGAAAGCAGTGACGTTTTTACGTTGGGAAAGCGCACGTTGCTTCTTCGCAGGTATTTTGGTGAGTGGCTAGAGCCTTGCCCTGGCACTAAACAGCACGTTTGCTGCAATTTATGGACGCTAAATCCTGGCGAGGGATGTCCTCTCGATTGCACGTATTGCTTTTTGCAATCCTATTTGCGTCTAAATCCCAGCATGAAAATCTATACCAATATTGGCGATATGCTTGGTCAGGTAGAGCGCAGGGTTAGGGATTTTAGAGGGCGCAATATTCGCATTTGCACGGGTGAGGTAATGGATAGTTTAGTCTGGGATGAACTCACTGACTTAACACTCGACTTGGTGCCGTTTTTTGCCCGCTTGCCAAGTGCCACTTTGGAACTCAAAACAAAAACGGCGTCTATAGGTAACTTGCTCAAGCTGGCTAATGAGCATAAGGGGAAAACTATAGTATCCTGGTCGGTAAATGCTCGCAGAATTACGGAAAACGATGAAGCCTTTACGGCCTCGCTCGGTGAGCGCATACTAGCTGCAAAAAAAATCGCCGATGCTGGATACAAGGTTGGTTTTCACTTCGATCCGCTAATATATTTTGAGGGGTTTAAGGATGCATACCGAGAGGTAATAAGCGAGATATTTCAGTATATTAGGTGGCAAGACATAGCCTGGATTAGTATTGCGCCGCTGCGTTATAAGCGCGATATGCAGGAAATAATGATGCGCCGTTTCCCTGATAGCAAAATTCCTTTTGGAGAGCAGTTTTTGGCAAGTGATGGGAAACTTCGCTATATTCAGCCGCTTAGGTTTCAGATGTTAGACTTTGTTTGGCGTGAGCTAAAGAGCATAAATGCAAATTTGCCCGTCTACATGTGCATGGAAAGCTCCTTAGCGTGGAAAAAAATTGCTGGTTCTCCACCGGCCGTTAAGCAAGAACTTAAGGAGCTGTTTTCGGCAAAGTCTGCAGAAGAGCTGTGTACATTGGGCGCAGTAGGAAGCAAGTGA